ATGGTGATGACCAGTTTCAAAACCGAAATCGACGCCTTCGCCACGCCGCCGCAGTTCATCTTCACGCCGACGCTTGCGAACTACCTGCACATCAACGAGCGCAGCGACTACTTCAGTTTTGCCTGGAACTCGGTGGTGATTTCCTTCAGCGCCACAGCCCTGTGCCTGCTGATCGCAGTGCCGGCGGCCTACTCGATGGCGTTCTACGAAACCCAGCGCACCAAAGGCACGCTGCTGTGGATGCTGTCGACCAAGATGCTGCCGCCGGTGGGCGTGCTGATGCCGATCTATCTGCTGGCCAAGAGTTTCGGCCTGCTCGACACGCGCATTTCACTGATCGTGATCTACACGCTGATCAACCTGCCGATCGTGGTCTGGATGATTTACACCTACTTCAAGGACATCCCCAAAGACATCCTCGAAGCCGCCCGCCTCGACGGCGCCACGCTGTGGCAGGAAATGGTCCGTGTGCTGCTGCCGATCGCCAAGGGTGGTCTTGCCTCGACTGTGTTGCTGTCGCTGATCCTGTGCTGGAACGAGGCCTTCTGGTCGCTGAACCTGACTTCCTCGAAAGCCGCGCCACTGACCGCGCTGATCGCCTCGTATTCAAGCCCCGAAGGATTGTTCTGGGCCAAGTTGTCGGCGGTCTCGACCCTGGCCTGTGCGCCGATCCTGATCTTCGGCTGGATCAGCCAGAAACAACTGGTGCGCGGCCTGTCGTTCGGCGCCGTGAAATGAATATCCCGAACCCAGCACATTCCCTTGTGGGAGCGAGCCTGCTCGCGAAGGCGTCGGCACATCCGGTGCAAAGGGTGCCTGAGCCACCGCTTTCGCGAGCAGGCTCGCTCCCACAGAAAAGCCGATCCGGTTCAACTGAATAATAAATTGCGGAGGCCCATCCTCATGGCCAACCTGAAAATCAAGAATCTGCAAAAAGGCTTCGAAGGTTTTTCCATCATCAAGGGCATCGACCTTGAGGTGAACGACAAGGAATTCGTGGTCTTCGTCGGCCCCTCCGGCTGCGGCAAATCCACCCTGCTGCGCCTGATCGCCGGCCTGGAAGAAGTCAGCGGCGGCACCATCGAACTCGATGGCCGCGACATCACTGAAGTCAGCCCGGCCAAGCGGGATCTGGCGATGGTGTTCCAGACTTACGCGCTGTATCCGCACATGACCGTAAAAAAGAACATGTCGTTCGCCCTCGATCTGGCCGGCGTGCCGAAAGCTGAAGTCGAGAAAAAGGTCGGCGAAGCCGCACGCATCCTTGAGCTGGGGCCGATGCTTGAGCGCAAACCGAAGCAGCTCTCCGGCGGTCAGCGCCAGCGTGTCGCCATCGGCCGTGCCATTGTGCGCAATCCGAAAATCTTCCTCTTCGACGAACCGCTGTCCAACCTCGACGCCGCACTGCGGGTGCAGATGCGCCTGGAACTGCTGCGCCTGCACAAGGACCTTCAAGCGACCATGATCTACGTGACCCACGATCAGGTGGAGGCGATGACCATGGCTGACAAAGTCGTGGTGCTCAATGGCGGCAAAATCGAACAGGTCGGCTCTCCGCTGGACCTGTATCACAACCCGGCCAACCTGTTCGTCGCCGGGTTCCTCGGCACGCCGAAGATGGGCTTCCTCAAGGGCAAGATCGCCCGGGTCGATGGCCAAACCTGCGAAGTCGCGCTGGACGCCGGCACGCGGATCACTCTTCCCTTCAACGCCGCCCACCTGAGCCTCGGCAGCGCCGTAACCCTGGGCATCCGCCCGGAACATCTGGAGCTGGCACAAGCCGGGGACTGCACTCTGCAAGTCACCGCCGACGTCAGCGAACGCCTGGGTAGCGACACTTTCTGCCACGTCAAGACCAACGCCGGCGAGGCCCTGACCATGCGCGTGCGCGGTGATCTGGCGAGTCGTTATGGCGAGCAACTGAATCTGTATCTGGACGCCGCCCACTGCCACTTGTTCGATGCCGAAGGCGTGGCGCTGACCCGTCCCCTGCGTGCTGCGGCCTGATTTTTCGAGACTTGCCCAATGAAACTGAATAAACAGAACCTCAACCGCCTCGCCCCAGAAGTGAAACTGCCGGCCTACAGCCTCAGCGACACCCGTCAGGGCATCGCGCACATTGGCGTCGGTGGCTTCCATCGCGCGCATCAGGCCTATTACACCGATGCCTTGATGAATACCGGCGAAGCGCTGGACTGGGCGATTTGCGGGGTAGGCCTGCGCGCCGAAGACCGCCGCGCCCGCGATGACTTGAAGGAGCAGGATTACCTGTTCACCCTGTTCGAACTCGGTGACAGCGACGACACCGAAGTGCGCGTGATCGGTGCGATCCGCGACATGCTGCTGGCCGAGGACAGTGCGCAGGCCTTGATCGACAAACTCGCCGATCCGCAGATTCGTATCGTCTCGCTGACCATCACCGAGGGCGGTTACTGCATCGACGACAGCAACGGCGAGTTCATGGCGCATTTGCCGCAGATTCAATACGACCTTGCCAATCCCGATGCACCAAAAACCGTGTTCGGCTTTTTGTGCGCGGCCCTCGAAAAACGCCGGGCGGCGGGCATTCCGGCGTTCACCGTGATGTCCTGCGATAACCTGCCGCACAACGGCGCGGTCACTCGCAAGGCGCTCCTGGCGTTTGCCACGCTGCGCAACAGCAACCTGTGCAGTTGGATCGACGCCAACGTCAGCTTCCCCAACGCGATGGTCGACCGCATCACGCCGATGACCAGCACCGCGCATCGCCTGCAACTGGCGGACAAACACGGGATCGACGATGCCTGGCCGGTGGTCTGCGAACCGTTTGTGCAGTGGGTGCTGGAAGACAAATTCGTCAATGGCCGCCCGGCGTGGGAAAAGGTCGGCGTGCAGTTCACCGACGACGTTTCGCCCTACGAAGAGATGAAAATCAAACTGCTCAACGGCAGTCATCTGGCGCTGACGTATCTGGGTTTTTTGAAGGGTTATCGTTTTGTCCACGAAACCATGAATGACCCGCTCTTTGTGCGTTACATGCGCGCTTACATGGATCTGGATGTCACCCCGCAACTGGCACCGGTGCCGGGCATCGACCTGACCGAGTACAAGGACACACTGGTGGCGCGCTTCTCCAATCAGGCGATTGCCGATCAGCTTGAGCGGGTTTGTTCGGATGGTTCCTCGAAGTTTCCCAAATTCACCATTCCGACGATCAATCGGTTGATTGCCGATGGCCAGGAAACCAAGCGCGCGGCCTTGGTGGTCGCGGCGTGGGCGCTTTACTTGAAAGGCGTGGATGAGAATGGCGACACCTATGCGATTCCGGATCCGCGGGCAACGTTCTGTCAGGCGTTGGTGGCCGATGATGCGGTGATCACCCAGCGGTTGCTGGGGGTAGAGGAAATTTTCGGTACAGCGATTCCTCGTTCAGCCGAGTTTGTGGCGGCGTTTGAGTGGTGCTACAACAGCTTGCGCGAAGAGGGTGTGACGCGCACTTTGCAGCAGATTCTCGTCTGAGCGTTGCGGCGCAACCACTGACGCCATCGCTGGCAAGCCAGCTCCCACAAGGTTCCCGGTTGCTTACACATTTGAGTACACCCAAAAACCTGTGGGAGCTGGCTTGCCAGCGATTAGCTGCAACCGGATTGACCTGACACCCTGAGGATCTCACTGTGACCACCCGACAACTCTTCCTCGGTATCGACTGCGGCACCCAAGGCACCAAAGCGATCATCCTCGACGCCGCCAATGGTCAGGTGCTCGGCCAGGGCGCCGCTGCGCACACGATGATCAGTGGTGCCAATGGCCGCCGCGAACAAGACACGCATCAATGGCTGGAAGCCTTCGCCCTCGCCACCCGCAACGCGCTGGTGGCGGCGAATGTCGACGGCCAGTCGATCCTTGGCGTTGGCGTTTCCGGTCAGCAGCACGGCCTGGTACTGCTCGACGATCAAGGCGGAGTACTGCGCCCGGCCAAGCTCTGGTGCGACACCGAAACCACTGCCGAAAACGAACGACTGCTCAACCACCTGGGCGGCGAAACAGGGTCGCTGGAACGCCTCGGCGTGGTCATCGCGCCCGGTTATACCGTCTCCAAACTGCTGTGGACCAAAGAGCAGCATCCGGACGTCTTCTCACGTATCGCCCGCATCCTGCTGCCCCACGATTACCTCAATTTCTGGCTCACCGGCCGTGCGTGCAGCGAGTATGGCGATGCGTCCGGCACCGGCTATTTCAACGTGCGCACGCGCCAGTGGGATTTGCAGCTGCTGCGCGACATCGACACCAGCGGCCGCCTGCAAGCGGCGCTGCCGGAGCTGATTGATGCACACGAGGCGGTGGGCACGATCCTGCCCGCCATCGCCGAGCACCTCGGCATCAACCGCAACGCACTGGTTGCAAGCGGCGGCGGCGACAACATGATGGGCGCCATCGGCACCGGCAATATTCAACCCGGTGCGATCACCATGAGCCTCGGCTCTTCCGGTACCGTGTACGCCTACGCCGACGCGCCGAAAGTCAGCCCGGACGCCTCAGTCGCGACCTTCTGCTCCGCCAGCGGCGGTTGGCTGCCGCTGATCTGCACGATGAACCTGACCAACGCCACCGGCGCAATTCGCGACCTGTTCGACCTCGATCTCGACCAATTCAACGACCTCGTCGCGCAGACCCCGATCGGTGCCGAAGGCGTGAGCATGCTGCCGTTCCTCAACGGCGAACGCGTTCCCGCCCTGCCCCATGCCACCGGCAGCCTGCACGGTTTGACGCTGGATAATCTGACCCAGGCCAACCTGTGCCGGGCCGCCGTCGAAGGCACCACCTTCGGCCTGCGTTATGGACTGGATTTGCTCCGCCAGAATGGTTTACAAAGCCGCAGCATTTGCCTGATCGGCGGCGGTTCGAAAAGCGCGGTGTGGCGACAGATCGTCGCCGACATCATGAACACGCCCGTGATCTGCACCGAACAAAGCGAAGCCGCTGCCCTTGGCGCAGCGATTCAAGCAGCGTGGTGCAAATCCTGGTCGAACGGCCACGAAGACACGCTGGCCGAACTGTGCCAGCGCTGCGTGAAACTCGACCTGAACAGTGAAACCCTGCCGATCGCCGCCAACGTCGCGGCGTTTCAGCAGGCTTATGAACGCTATCAACAGCATGTCGCAACCCTATAAAGAGCAAACAATTATGTATTTGGTGTGTGGCGAAGCCCTGTTTGATTTTTTCAGCGAAGACGATGCCAGCGGTTTGGCTTCGACCGTGAATTTCAAGGCGATTGCCGGCGGCTCGCCGTTCAACGTCGCGGTGGGGTTGCGCCGTTTGGGCGTGGAGTCGGCATTGTTCGCCGGCCTGTCCACCGACTACCTCGGCCGCCGCTTGCAGCAAGTCCTGAAGGAAGAAGGCGTACGGCCGGACTATCTGGTGGATTTCGCCGCGCCGACCACGCTGGCGATGGTCGCCGTCGGTGCCAACGGCTCGCCGCACTACAGCTTTCGCGGTGAAGGCTGTGCGGATCGGCAGCTGAATCTGAGCCATTTGCCGTCGCTGGGCTCAGAGGTGCGCGGTTTGCACATCGGTTCCTATTCATTGGTGGTGCAGCCGATTGCCGACACCCTGCTCGCCTTGGTCCAGCGTGAAAGCGGCAAACGCCTGATCACCCTCGACCCCAACGTGCGCCTCAATCCCGAGCCGAATATCGACCTGTGGCGCGAGCGGATTGCCACGCTGGTGCAACTGGCGGACATGATCAAAGTCAGCGACGAAGACTTGAGCCTGCTCTTTCCCGAACAGGATCCGCAGCGCGTCATCGACGGCTGGCTGGAGCATCGCTGCCAAGTCGTATTCCTCACTCGTGGCGGCGAAGGCGCAACCGTGTTCAGTCGCGCCCATGGCTCATGGTCGGTGCCGGCCTGTTCGGTGAAGATCGCCGATACCGTTGGCGCCGGCGATACCTTTCAGGCCGCACTGATCACCTGGCTGACCGAACACGGTCTGGACTCCGTCGAAGGCGTGCAGCAACTCGGTCGTGAGCAGATCGACGGCATGCTCAAGTTCGCCGTACAAGCCGCAGCGCTGACCTGCAGCAAGACCGGTCCGGATTTGCCCTATCGTCACCAATTGACCTGAGCGCGTAGACTGTCGCCCTTTTTGCGCATGACGGGATGACGGCTTTTGAATTCAGGGCAGACGGTTGGACTACTGATACTCGCGGCGCTGTTGACGGGGTGCGGCACCTCGCCGCCCCGCTCGCCGGAAAACATCTGCGAAATCTTCCGCGAAAAGAGCGACTGGTACGACGCCGCGCAAGTCACACAAAAACGCTGGGGCGTACCGATCCAGGTGCCGTTCGCGATCATGTATCAGGAGTCCGGCTACCGCTACGACGCCAAGACCCCGCGCAAATACCTGCTCTGGGTGATTCCATGGGGCCGGGTGTCGACCGCTTCGGGTTATGCGCAGGCCAAGGATGAAGTCTGGTCCGACTATCAGAAAAGCACCGGCAGAAACTGGGCCGACCGCGAAGACTTCGACGACGCCATCGACTTCGTCGGTTGGTACATGGACAAAACCACGTCGATCAATGGCGTCTACAAATACGACGCCTATGGCCAGTACCTCAACTACCACGAGGGCTGGGGCGGCTATCGCAACAAGACTTACGCCGCCAAAGCCTGGCTGATGCCGACGGCGCGCAAGGTGCAGAATCGCTCCGACCTGTATGCCCAGCAATATGCCGGGTGCAAGGAAGACCTCAACCGAGGTTTCTGGAGCCGCTTCTGGCATTGGCTATAACACGGCCCCCTGTAGGAGCTGCCGCAGGCTGCGATCTTTTGACTTTGATTTTCACAAACAAGATCAAAAGATCGCAGCCTGCGGCAGCTCCTGCATAGGGTTAGTGTGTTACGCCGTCCTCCTTGTGGGAGCTAGCCTGCTAGCGATAGCGTCCGTTCAGACGCTAAACGTCCAACGGCTACAACACCGAAAAGTTGTAACTCACAATCAACCGGGTCTCATCCACGTCCCGGGCGAACTTTTCATAGTTCGTCCGGTAAGTCGCATTACGCAAACGCAAGCTCACATCCTTGAACGTGCCCGTCTGAATCACGTACTTCAACTCACTGTCGCGTTCCCACTCTTTACCTTCCTGATCGCTGCCCAACACCTTGATGTGGTCACCGTTCACGTAACGGGTGAGGAAGCTCAGGCCATTGATACCGATCGCCTTGAAGTCGTAGTCATAACGCAACTGCCAGGAGCGCTCCTGCGCCGCCGCGAAGTCGTTGACCTGCACATAGTTGACCAGATACGGATTGCTGCCATCGAGGTACGGCATTGAATTGTCGCCGTTCATGCGCTGCCAACCACCACTGAAGGTGTGGCCGCTGATGGCGTAGGACAGCATGCCGCTCAACGCGCGGTTGTCGATGGCCCCGGCCTTTGCATCGCCACTGTCGGCACTTTTAAGCACCCGCAGGTCAGCTTTCAAAACACCATTGCCCAACGGCTGATTGGCCAACAAACCGACGAAGTGCTGACGGTAGATGTCTTCCAGCTCAGCGTAGTGATACTGCGCAGTCAAACGATCATTGATCTTGTAGTCAAAGCCGTACATGTCGAAATGGTCGGCAGTGGTGTTACACGCGTAGCGCTTGTTCTTGCAGTGCACGCGGATGTCTTGGGAATCGGTGGAATCACGCGCGGTGTACTTGTCCAGACGCGCCGCCATAAACGTCAGGTCCTTCACCTCTTTAGAGGTCAGCATCGCGCCGTTGAACATGGTCGGCAGCAAACGCCCGTCGTTGTACTTGAGCAACGGCAGATCCGGCAGCAGCGCGCCGTATTTGAGCACCGTATCGGAGACGCGCACCTTGGCGGTCAGCCCCAGTTTTGCGTACTGATCCTTCGAACCGCGCGGGTCCTGCCCGCTGGAAGGCAGCAACCCGCTGTTGCTGCTGTCGGCGCTGGAATCGAGCTTGAAGCCGAGCATGCCCAGCGCATCGATACCGAAGCCCACAGTGCCCTCGGTGTAACCCGATTGCAGATTGAGAATGAAGCCCTGTGCCGACTCTTCGCGCTTGGATGCACCCTGGTCGTTGGAAGTGTGCCCATCACGAAAGTCGCGGTTGAAATACACCGTGCGCGATTCGATTTTCGCGGTGGTGTCTTCAAGAAATCCACTGGCCTGAACCTGCGCGTTAAAACCGGCGCACAGCACAAAGGTTCCGAAGCCCAATGACAGGCGCGGGGTGATGAGGGGGAATGGGGGACGCATCAAAAACTCCAACAATGCAGCGTTTGCGCACACGCGCAATAAGCCAGAAAAATAGCTCCCGTCCCGGGTCAAAATTGAGCCGAGAGGAAGTGAACACGCAGGGGTGAGTTGCAATGATGGCAGATGGCTTTGACGTGCTACAGACGACTTTAGTCTGAAACTGACCGGCAATTCTTTAGCGCATGGCCAGTTGATTGCACACAAACTTTTGTCGTAAAAATCCAGCAAACGCCCGGTTTCATTAGAAAAAAAGCCCTGCCTAAGGGTTTTCCCTATAGGTCACGGGGCGCCTTCCTACGGCATTTGCGCCTTGAATGAGGCGGTTTAATCCTCCATCATCCGTCTCCTGCTTATTCAACGGACGGAATTCAAGGCATGCTGGACGCCAACGCAACCCACATCACCCTCACGCTCGAAGGTGCCAACGCCGACCTGCAAGTCCTCAGCTTCACTGGTCGCGAAGCCCTCAACGAACCGTTCCGTTTCGACCTCGAACTGGTCAGCGCCCGTCCCGACCTTAAACTTGAAGAGCTGCTGCACAAGCCCGGCGTGCTGACCTTCGGCGCCACCGGCGAAGGCAAGATCCATGGCCTGGTCTATCGCATCGAGCAAGGCGACTCCGGCAAGACCCTGACCCGCTACAGCATCAGCCTGGTGCCGCAACTGGCCTACCTGCGGCACAACCACGACCAGCAGATCTTCCAGCAGCTCACGGTGCCGAAGATCATCGCCCAGGTGCTGGAAGATCGCGGCATCCTTGCCGACGCCTACAGCTTCCAGCTCGGCGCCGAATACCCGGAACGCGATTACTGCGTGCAGTACGACGAATCCGACCTGCATTTCATCCAGCGCCTGTGCGAAGAGGAAGGCATCCACTTCCACTTCCAGCACAGCAGCAGCGGCCACAAACTGGTGTTCGGCGACGACCAGACCGTGTTCCGCAAACTCAAAGCCGTGAGCTACCAGCAAGACTCCGGCATGAGCGCCGACAAACCGGTGATCAAGCGCTTCAACCTGCGCCTGGAAACCCGCACCACCCGCGTCAGCCGCCGCGACTACGACTTTGAAAAGCCGAAGATCCTGCCCGAAGGCGCAGTCAAGACCGAGTTTGCCCCGGACCTTGAGGACTACGACTACCCCGGCCGCTTCACCACCCGCGAGCGCGGCAAGTTCCTCTCGACCCGCGCACTTGAACGCCATCGCAGCGACTACAAACTCGCCGAAGGCAAAGGTGACGAGCCAACCCTCACCAGCGGCCACTTCCTGACCCTCGCCGAACACCCGCGCGCCGAGTGGAACGATATGTGGCTGCTGCTGGAAGTGCTTCACGAAGGCAAACAACCGCAAGTGCTCGGCGAAAACGTCACCAGCGACGTCACCGACAACAAAAGCGATTTCCACCAGGGCTACCGCAACAGCTTCATCGCCACCCCGTGGGACGCGCACTACCGCCCTGCCCTCGAACACCCGAAACCAAAAGTCCTCGGCAGCCAGACCGCCATCGTCACCGGCCCGAAAGGCGAAGAAATCCACTGCGACCAATACGGCCGCATCAAGGTCCAGTTCCACTGGGACCGCGACGGCCAGGCCGACGACAAAACCACCTGCTGGATGCGCGTCGCCAGCGGCTGGGCCGGCGCCGCCTACGGCGGTATCGCCATCCCGCGCATCGGCATGGAAGTCCTCGTCACCTTCCTCGAAGGCGACCCCGACCAGCCACTCGTCACCGGCTGCCTGTACCACAAGGAAAACGTCGTCCCCTACGACCTGCCGGCAAACAAAACCCGCAGCACCTTCAAAACCCTCAGCTCACCGGGCGGCAAGGGCTACAACGAATTCCGCATCGAAGACAAAAAGGGTGTGGAGCAGATCTACATCCACGCCCAGCGCGACTGGGACGAAAACATCGAGCACGACCAGAAGATTCGTGTGGGTAATGAGCGGCATGACACCGTTGAAGCCAATACGCTGAGCGAGTTCAAGGTTGAGGAACACCGGATTACGCATCTGGATCGTATCAGTGAGATGCGCGCGGATGATCACCTGACGGTTGCGGTGACTCAGCATGTGAAGGTGGGTACGGCGCAGTTTGTTGAGGCCGGGACGGAGATTCACTATCACGCTGGCGAAAAGGTTGTAATTGAGGGTGGCATGGAGCTGACCGCCAAGGCTGGCGGGAGCTTTGTGAAGGTTGATGCGGGTGGTGTCACGATCAGTGGCGCTGAAGTGAAGGTTAATACCGGCGGTGCGCCGGGGGTTGGTACGCCTGCTGCCCCGTTACTGCCGGGGATACTAAAAATAGCTGATGCAGACAAACCCGGGTTACCGCTTCTGGCATTGATAAAACAAAATATCTTGTTCCGCCGCACCCGATCCGGGGTATGCGAAGTTTGTGAGGCAGCTAAAGCAGCCAAAGGAGCGAAGCAATGACCACGCTTCCGAATCCTCAAGGATTCCTTTTGATAGATGGCGCAAGGTTTGATGACGCGTTGAAATGGTTGCCTAAAAAGTATCCTGGCCATCGCTTCATGCCACTACTGCAAGCCACTCATTATGCCCCGATAGCTGAAGCAGGCCCCATATTGCTTGAAGCTCTTAGCGACAGCGCAGCTCGGAACGACTGGTTGCAAGGCGATGCAAACTTAAATGACGCCGTATGGCTACAAACTCAAAGGCCAATGGTTGAAGTTTTTAAGCTCCTTCAGCGCCGTACCCGGATCTACTCTCCTGACCGCCAAGAATATTGGTTACGGCTGGCCGACGGTCTACCACTGCGTCAGGCATGGCTATCAGGAGCAAGCTGGCCGGCCGGTTTTTGGTTCGGAGTTGAAAGCGTCTGGTTACGTCATGAAGGAAGAGTGCAGCTCGCGTGGACCAACAACTTCCCTGATCTAGATAGCGCTCCAGCTGATACCGGCATTGATGCGCAGATTGTGCTCGACTGGCCTTTGTTACAAGCTCTGGCAACAGATACAGATACTCCGCAGGAGGCGGTGTAATGACTGACAAACCGACTATCAAACCCGCAGCGTGTCCGTTGATTACCGCTGTAGTACCGTTGCGTTATGCGATTGGACCCTCTCACGCTATTGATGTGAGCGCGTTCGACTTGCCACCTGTGAACGGAACGTTTCCAGAGTTGGGAGATGACAACGACGCCACCCGCGATAAGGCACTGAACTACACAGCGCGATTACTACGTAATGGTTGGTTGTACGTTTGGCAATCATCTCCTGAAAAGCTGATTGAGTTTAGTGTTGAAGCTGCGATGTTGCAGGAGACCTCTCGCGGCGGAAAAGTACTTGACGCATCCTCCAAACCCTACTTGATGTTGCCCGCAGGGACACCCGCGATGATCTCGTGGTCTCCCGTCAAGTGGAGCGACAGACAATTCTCCGCAGCGAAAGATCAAGCCAAAGTCCGCACTAGAGTCATGCGCAACTTCACTCCTGGCGCCGCACCCGCTAGCGGCAAAGCCGCTAGCATTCATGAAAGCATCGGCGATTATATGGAGCCTATTGGTTTCAAATGGAGTTGCGTGCCGGAAACCAAAAATAAACCTAATTGGTCATCAATGTTAGATGACATGAAGC
The sequence above is drawn from the Pseudomonas sp. FP2196 genome and encodes:
- a CDS encoding carbohydrate ABC transporter permease; amino-acid sequence: MTLQQSRRLQSLLLGTLAWAIAIVIFFPIFWMVMTSFKTEIDAFATPPQFIFTPTLANYLHINERSDYFSFAWNSVVISFSATALCLLIAVPAAYSMAFYETQRTKGTLLWMLSTKMLPPVGVLMPIYLLAKSFGLLDTRISLIVIYTLINLPIVVWMIYTYFKDIPKDILEAARLDGATLWQEMVRVLLPIAKGGLASTVLLSLILCWNEAFWSLNLTSSKAAPLTALIASYSSPEGLFWAKLSAVSTLACAPILIFGWISQKQLVRGLSFGAVK
- a CDS encoding ABC transporter ATP-binding protein; amino-acid sequence: MANLKIKNLQKGFEGFSIIKGIDLEVNDKEFVVFVGPSGCGKSTLLRLIAGLEEVSGGTIELDGRDITEVSPAKRDLAMVFQTYALYPHMTVKKNMSFALDLAGVPKAEVEKKVGEAARILELGPMLERKPKQLSGGQRQRVAIGRAIVRNPKIFLFDEPLSNLDAALRVQMRLELLRLHKDLQATMIYVTHDQVEAMTMADKVVVLNGGKIEQVGSPLDLYHNPANLFVAGFLGTPKMGFLKGKIARVDGQTCEVALDAGTRITLPFNAAHLSLGSAVTLGIRPEHLELAQAGDCTLQVTADVSERLGSDTFCHVKTNAGEALTMRVRGDLASRYGEQLNLYLDAAHCHLFDAEGVALTRPLRAAA
- a CDS encoding mannitol dehydrogenase family protein, whose amino-acid sequence is MKLNKQNLNRLAPEVKLPAYSLSDTRQGIAHIGVGGFHRAHQAYYTDALMNTGEALDWAICGVGLRAEDRRARDDLKEQDYLFTLFELGDSDDTEVRVIGAIRDMLLAEDSAQALIDKLADPQIRIVSLTITEGGYCIDDSNGEFMAHLPQIQYDLANPDAPKTVFGFLCAALEKRRAAGIPAFTVMSCDNLPHNGAVTRKALLAFATLRNSNLCSWIDANVSFPNAMVDRITPMTSTAHRLQLADKHGIDDAWPVVCEPFVQWVLEDKFVNGRPAWEKVGVQFTDDVSPYEEMKIKLLNGSHLALTYLGFLKGYRFVHETMNDPLFVRYMRAYMDLDVTPQLAPVPGIDLTEYKDTLVARFSNQAIADQLERVCSDGSSKFPKFTIPTINRLIADGQETKRAALVVAAWALYLKGVDENGDTYAIPDPRATFCQALVADDAVITQRLLGVEEIFGTAIPRSAEFVAAFEWCYNSLREEGVTRTLQQILV
- the xylB gene encoding xylulokinase, giving the protein MTTRQLFLGIDCGTQGTKAIILDAANGQVLGQGAAAHTMISGANGRREQDTHQWLEAFALATRNALVAANVDGQSILGVGVSGQQHGLVLLDDQGGVLRPAKLWCDTETTAENERLLNHLGGETGSLERLGVVIAPGYTVSKLLWTKEQHPDVFSRIARILLPHDYLNFWLTGRACSEYGDASGTGYFNVRTRQWDLQLLRDIDTSGRLQAALPELIDAHEAVGTILPAIAEHLGINRNALVASGGGDNMMGAIGTGNIQPGAITMSLGSSGTVYAYADAPKVSPDASVATFCSASGGWLPLICTMNLTNATGAIRDLFDLDLDQFNDLVAQTPIGAEGVSMLPFLNGERVPALPHATGSLHGLTLDNLTQANLCRAAVEGTTFGLRYGLDLLRQNGLQSRSICLIGGGSKSAVWRQIVADIMNTPVICTEQSEAAALGAAIQAAWCKSWSNGHEDTLAELCQRCVKLDLNSETLPIAANVAAFQQAYERYQQHVATL
- a CDS encoding carbohydrate kinase, which encodes MYLVCGEALFDFFSEDDASGLASTVNFKAIAGGSPFNVAVGLRRLGVESALFAGLSTDYLGRRLQQVLKEEGVRPDYLVDFAAPTTLAMVAVGANGSPHYSFRGEGCADRQLNLSHLPSLGSEVRGLHIGSYSLVVQPIADTLLALVQRESGKRLITLDPNVRLNPEPNIDLWRERIATLVQLADMIKVSDEDLSLLFPEQDPQRVIDGWLEHRCQVVFLTRGGEGATVFSRAHGSWSVPACSVKIADTVGAGDTFQAALITWLTEHGLDSVEGVQQLGREQIDGMLKFAVQAAALTCSKTGPDLPYRHQLT
- a CDS encoding OprD family porin, encoding MRPPFPLITPRLSLGFGTFVLCAGFNAQVQASGFLEDTTAKIESRTVYFNRDFRDGHTSNDQGASKREESAQGFILNLQSGYTEGTVGFGIDALGMLGFKLDSSADSSNSGLLPSSGQDPRGSKDQYAKLGLTAKVRVSDTVLKYGALLPDLPLLKYNDGRLLPTMFNGAMLTSKEVKDLTFMAARLDKYTARDSTDSQDIRVHCKNKRYACNTTADHFDMYGFDYKINDRLTAQYHYAELEDIYRQHFVGLLANQPLGNGVLKADLRVLKSADSGDAKAGAIDNRALSGMLSYAISGHTFSGGWQRMNGDNSMPYLDGSNPYLVNYVQVNDFAAAQERSWQLRYDYDFKAIGINGLSFLTRYVNGDHIKVLGSDQEGKEWERDSELKYVIQTGTFKDVSLRLRNATYRTNYEKFARDVDETRLIVSYNFSVL
- a CDS encoding type VI secretion system tip protein VgrG; protein product: MLDANATHITLTLEGANADLQVLSFTGREALNEPFRFDLELVSARPDLKLEELLHKPGVLTFGATGEGKIHGLVYRIEQGDSGKTLTRYSISLVPQLAYLRHNHDQQIFQQLTVPKIIAQVLEDRGILADAYSFQLGAEYPERDYCVQYDESDLHFIQRLCEEEGIHFHFQHSSSGHKLVFGDDQTVFRKLKAVSYQQDSGMSADKPVIKRFNLRLETRTTRVSRRDYDFEKPKILPEGAVKTEFAPDLEDYDYPGRFTTRERGKFLSTRALERHRSDYKLAEGKGDEPTLTSGHFLTLAEHPRAEWNDMWLLLEVLHEGKQPQVLGENVTSDVTDNKSDFHQGYRNSFIATPWDAHYRPALEHPKPKVLGSQTAIVTGPKGEEIHCDQYGRIKVQFHWDRDGQADDKTTCWMRVASGWAGAAYGGIAIPRIGMEVLVTFLEGDPDQPLVTGCLYHKENVVPYDLPANKTRSTFKTLSSPGGKGYNEFRIEDKKGVEQIYIHAQRDWDENIEHDQKIRVGNERHDTVEANTLSEFKVEEHRITHLDRISEMRADDHLTVAVTQHVKVGTAQFVEAGTEIHYHAGEKVVIEGGMELTAKAGGSFVKVDAGGVTISGAEVKVNTGGAPGVGTPAAPLLPGILKIADADKPGLPLLALIKQNILFRRTRSGVCEVCEAAKAAKGAKQ
- a CDS encoding DUF4123 domain-containing protein, yielding MTTLPNPQGFLLIDGARFDDALKWLPKKYPGHRFMPLLQATHYAPIAEAGPILLEALSDSAARNDWLQGDANLNDAVWLQTQRPMVEVFKLLQRRTRIYSPDRQEYWLRLADGLPLRQAWLSGASWPAGFWFGVESVWLRHEGRVQLAWTNNFPDLDSAPADTGIDAQIVLDWPLLQALATDTDTPQEAV